The sequence TCCGACGCGCTGATGAGCGTCATCGCCTGGTTGTGGCTGGTGGTGCGGAAGGTGACGACGATGGTCCCCGCGGTGAGCGGGGCGAGTACGCCGGCCCGGTTCGACAGGTCGACGTACTCGCTGCCGTCCAGGTCCACCGGGGTGGTGTGGTCCAGGATCGGACCGCTGCCCGTGGCAGCGGCGAAGGCGCGGCCGCCGAGCTGCGTGCTCAGCGCTGCCGCGCCCGCGGCGAAAAGCATGGATCGTCTGCGCACGGAAGGTGCCTCCGGTCGGGAGTGGCCGGCCTGCCCGGGTGGCAGGCGGTCGCGGGGGGTCGGCGAGCGAGAGGTCCGGCAAGGCATGGAGGTGTTCCGCCGGCCCACCGGCGGAGCGAGTGGAACACCGAGTGATCTGACGGATGACGTCAGATGTCCTACCGGCAAACGGACCCTAGGCAGCGCCCCGGGCGGCCGTCAAGAGGTGCGCGCGCACCCGGCCGGCGCCGCGGCGTATCCGTCAGACCGCGGCCGTGCCCGCGAACAGCGAGGCCACCCAGGCCAGTTGTTCCCGCTGCTGGTGCTCGGCACCGCCCTCGTGCCCGTTGAACTCGTAGACCCGTACGTCCTTGGGACCGGCGTAGCCGTTGTAGGCGGTGAAGCACGTGGAGGGCGGGCAGATGTCGTCCATCATCGCGATGGAGAACAGCGCGGGGGCCGTCGCCCGGGTGGCGAGCAGCGCGGCGTCGAAGTACGAGAGGGTTGCGAAGACCGACTCGGTGCGGTCCCGGTGCAGCTTGAGGTATTCGGCGATCTCGGTGTACGGCGGGCGGCCCGTGATCCGGGCGCCCCGGGGGATGTTGCACAGGAACGGCACGTCCGGCATCACCCCGGCGAGCCCCGGCACGAGTCCGGCGACGGCCAGGGTGATGCCGCCGCCCTGGCTGACCCCGGTCACCACGATGCGGTCCGGGTCGATCTCCGGGTGCTCGCGCGCCGCGTCCACGCAGCGCACCGCGTCGGCGAACAGCCGCCGGTAGTAGTACGTTTCGGGGCTCTCGATGCCCCGGGTCAGGAAGCCGGGCACCACTCCTGGGGCTCCGCCGTCCGGGTCGGGGGTGTCCCCGCCGGCCGCCGACCAGCCCTGGCCGCGGGTGTCCATCAGCAGGTGCGCGTAGCCGGCCGAGGCCCACAGCAGGTTCTCGTGCGCCAGGCCCCGGCCGCGGCCGTACCCCAGGAACTCCACCACGCAGCCGAGCGGTTCGGCGGCTCCGGCCGGCATCCGCAGCCAGCCGCGCACCGGCTGTCCGGCGAAGCCGGGGACGGTCACGTCGTAGGTGCGGACCTGGGTGAGCCCGGTCTCCACCTCGGTGAACACCGGCTTCTGTGTCGCGCGGGAGCGGGCCTCCTCCAGCGTCCGGAGCCAGAAGGCGTCGAAGTCCGCCGGAACGGGCAGCGGCGGCAGGTAGTCGCGGCAGTCGGCGAGCGAGAGGTCCGTCAACGGCATGGGGGTGCCCTCCTGGGGGCGCGGTGGGAAGTGCCATGTGCGAGTCGCGCACCGGACATCAGACAGCTGACGTCAGATGTCCTCTCGGCACACGGACCCTAGGCACCGCCTGCGGCGGCCGTCAAGGGTCGCTCCAGGGTCCGTCCGTGGGCCGCGCCGGCCGTGAGAGGAGCCGGTCGGCGGCTCAGCGGCGGGCGCGGGCCTCGGAGATCCGGCGCCGCACGGGCGCGTAGTGCTCGCCGAGCGCCTTGAGGAACCCGGCGATGTCGCCGGCCCGTGCGGCGTCCACGATGTTCTGGTGGGCGGTGATCG comes from Streptomyces sp. Mut1 and encodes:
- a CDS encoding acetylxylan esterase, yielding MPLTDLSLADCRDYLPPLPVPADFDAFWLRTLEEARSRATQKPVFTEVETGLTQVRTYDVTVPGFAGQPVRGWLRMPAGAAEPLGCVVEFLGYGRGRGLAHENLLWASAGYAHLLMDTRGQGWSAAGGDTPDPDGGAPGVVPGFLTRGIESPETYYYRRLFADAVRCVDAAREHPEIDPDRIVVTGVSQGGGITLAVAGLVPGLAGVMPDVPFLCNIPRGARITGRPPYTEIAEYLKLHRDRTESVFATLSYFDAALLATRATAPALFSIAMMDDICPPSTCFTAYNGYAGPKDVRVYEFNGHEGGAEHQQREQLAWVASLFAGTAAV